One window of Phycisphaeraceae bacterium genomic DNA carries:
- a CDS encoding polysaccharide biosynthesis protein, which yields MSTLSSHPEPARPASRLRLTPAVAGEVARPLIIGTDQAVSELCAQMIALSDLPQPTGLGESELPRLAQTLAEMKPDGAILTCEPDETHRFAEAVRLLVQHAVPVATTAPLRSLLPFAPARHGTADGSRVYVAPGSAWSSARIDLASLINREPRPIDRAAVSGLLKGRRVLITGAGGSIGSELARIAASFEPSCIALMERSENALFEIDRQLGSSFRSVPRRAVLHDVVDAERTLKLVRELRPDVVFHAAAHKHVPLMEDHPAHAVTNNFFGTKSIADASLAAGAERFVLISSDKAVNPTSVMGATKRLAEIYVQALHRDSRATPASTPRTRFSMVRFGNVLGSSCSVVPIWSAQLVDGGPLTVTDTRMTRYFMTIHEAAGLVIQAASIDDPSPTAPVYVLDMGDPIRILDLARRFLDAHGYAARLVDRDGNLVLDPDAPDETGRIAQRIDILISGIRPGEKLHEELAYAAENLRPTPYEGIDAWAGTPCTNSIPSLVADLSHARHAESPDAAISTIRRLVPEMNRT from the coding sequence ATGTCCACGCTCTCATCCCATCCCGAGCCCGCCAGACCCGCCTCACGCCTCCGCCTGACCCCCGCGGTCGCCGGCGAAGTCGCTCGTCCGCTCATCATCGGCACCGACCAAGCCGTCTCGGAACTCTGCGCCCAGATGATCGCCCTGAGCGACCTCCCCCAACCCACAGGGCTTGGTGAATCAGAGCTGCCGCGACTCGCCCAGACGCTCGCCGAGATGAAGCCCGATGGCGCGATCCTGACCTGCGAGCCGGACGAGACGCACAGATTCGCCGAAGCGGTCCGCCTCCTCGTGCAACACGCCGTCCCGGTCGCTACCACCGCGCCGCTACGGTCCCTGCTCCCATTCGCGCCCGCCCGCCACGGCACCGCCGACGGCTCGCGCGTCTACGTCGCCCCCGGCTCCGCGTGGTCCTCCGCCAGAATCGACCTCGCATCGCTCATCAACCGCGAGCCGCGCCCCATCGATCGCGCCGCCGTCTCTGGTCTCCTCAAGGGAAGACGCGTCCTGATCACGGGCGCAGGCGGCTCGATCGGCTCAGAACTCGCTCGCATCGCCGCGTCCTTCGAGCCCTCATGCATCGCCCTCATGGAGCGATCAGAAAACGCCCTCTTCGAGATCGATCGACAACTCGGCTCGTCCTTCCGCTCAGTCCCCCGCCGCGCCGTGCTCCACGATGTCGTCGATGCGGAACGAACACTCAAACTTGTCAGAGAACTCAGGCCCGATGTCGTCTTCCACGCCGCGGCACACAAGCACGTCCCGCTGATGGAAGACCACCCCGCACACGCCGTCACCAATAACTTCTTCGGCACCAAGTCCATCGCCGACGCCTCCCTCGCCGCCGGCGCGGAGCGCTTCGTCCTCATCTCCTCCGACAAGGCCGTGAACCCAACCTCGGTCATGGGCGCGACCAAGCGCCTCGCCGAGATCTACGTCCAGGCCCTCCACCGAGACTCGCGCGCAACACCGGCATCCACCCCTCGCACACGATTCTCCATGGTCCGGTTCGGAAACGTCCTCGGCTCTTCGTGCAGCGTGGTGCCGATCTGGTCCGCCCAGCTCGTGGATGGCGGGCCCCTCACCGTCACCGACACCCGCATGACACGCTACTTCATGACCATCCACGAAGCCGCTGGGCTCGTCATCCAGGCCGCGTCGATCGACGACCCCTCTCCCACCGCCCCCGTCTATGTCCTCGACATGGGCGATCCGATCCGTATCCTCGATCTGGCTCGGCGCTTCCTCGACGCACACGGCTACGCCGCCAGACTCGTCGATCGCGATGGAAACCTCGTCCTCGACCCCGACGCCCCCGACGAGACAGGGCGCATCGCCCAGCGCATCGATATCCTGATCAGCGGCATCCGCCCCGGCGAAAAGCTGCACGAGGAGCTCGCCTACGCCGCAGAGAACCTCAGACCAACCCCCTACGAGGGCATCGACGCCTGGGCCGGTACTCCCTGCACCAACTCCATCCCCTCGCTCGTCGCAGACCTCTCTCATGCCCGCCACGCCGAATCCCCTGATGCGGCGATCTCCACGATCAGGCGGCTCGTTCCGGAAATGAACCGAACATAA
- the dut gene encoding dUTP diphosphatase, protein MRVRKLSHEAVLPQYKSEGAAGMDLAACLPEGPLTIPAGSIARVPTGIAIAIESGYEGQVRPRSGLASNHGVTLPNTPGTIDSDYRGEVQVPLINLGREPFIIEHGMRIAQLVIAPVVRVRITESDELDQTERGSAGFGSTGVH, encoded by the coding sequence ATGCGTGTCCGCAAGTTGTCGCACGAAGCGGTCCTGCCGCAGTACAAGTCCGAGGGTGCCGCCGGAATGGACCTCGCCGCGTGCCTCCCCGAAGGACCGCTCACCATCCCCGCCGGCTCCATCGCGCGCGTCCCGACCGGAATCGCCATCGCCATCGAGAGCGGCTACGAAGGTCAGGTGCGCCCCCGCTCGGGACTCGCTTCCAACCACGGCGTCACACTCCCCAACACCCCGGGAACGATCGATTCGGACTATCGGGGCGAGGTGCAGGTCCCGCTCATCAATCTCGGACGCGAGCCGTTCATCATCGAGCACGGCATGCGCATCGCGCAACTCGTCATCGCGCCGGTCGTCCGCGTGCGCATCACTGAGTCCGATGAGCTCGACCAGACCGAACGCGGCAGCGCGGGCTTCGGATCCACAGGCGTTCATTGA
- a CDS encoding ABC transporter ATP-binding protein, with protein MPSGWMSEGLMTKGSSRRRYRAYRDGLRRREVEAKRDPSAAGVNPKRKKPRSFVALFAAFWALLRGRRRILALGLATLSISTVLALAVPSSTKVVIDYVLTDNPGPSGLPDWSWLPRDRGALLFLIAMAMVGVTAVSIVIGMVGRWQVTRLTKILQLSLRRRAFEHAVRLPLHRIQQIKSGGLASIIREDAGGAAELLFSLIYNPWRAVVQLTGTLLILAWVDWKLLVGSLLLIPTVWISHKTWIARIRPVYLDIRKGRSAIDAHATEAFGGIRIVRGFARQHGEAARFARGNHLMARQEILAWWWSRAVDVAWQILIPGASAGLLMYGGSRVIGQTLTIGDLMMFSTYLLMLLSPLEAIVSSATNVQSQLAGLERTLDLFEEKREFEDGDAAGLIQVMRGSTRGGITLCDVSFAYPGQSQRVIDRVSMEIAPGETLALVGASGSGKTTLTNLIARFFDPSEGSVLLDGVDLREIDVASYRRLLGIVEQEVFLFDGTIAENIAYAERGASQERIVRAARIANAHDFIVALEKGYETLIGERGVRLSGGQKQRIALARAVLSDPRILILDEATSNLDSESEHAIQRSLGEVLKGRTTIVIAHRLSTIRNATRIAVLEKGRIVELGTHATLADSGGRYADLLRMQSLGDDRSGSSSSVVDADAWGRTD; from the coding sequence ATGCCTAGCGGGTGGATGAGCGAGGGGCTGATGACGAAGGGGTCGAGCCGACGGAGATACAGGGCGTATCGCGACGGGCTGAGGCGTCGCGAGGTGGAGGCGAAGCGTGATCCCTCGGCGGCGGGCGTGAATCCGAAGCGGAAGAAGCCCCGGAGCTTCGTTGCGCTCTTCGCGGCGTTCTGGGCGTTGCTGCGTGGGCGGCGGCGCATCCTCGCGCTCGGGCTCGCGACGCTGAGCATCTCGACGGTGCTCGCGCTGGCCGTGCCGTCGTCGACGAAGGTGGTGATCGACTATGTGCTGACGGACAATCCGGGGCCGTCGGGTCTGCCGGATTGGTCGTGGCTGCCTCGTGATCGCGGAGCGCTGCTGTTCCTGATCGCGATGGCGATGGTCGGGGTGACGGCGGTCTCGATCGTGATCGGGATGGTGGGCCGGTGGCAGGTGACGCGTCTGACCAAGATCCTGCAATTGTCGCTGCGGCGTCGGGCGTTCGAGCACGCTGTGCGTCTGCCGCTTCATCGCATCCAGCAGATCAAGTCCGGCGGTCTTGCGAGCATCATCCGCGAGGATGCCGGTGGCGCGGCGGAGCTGCTTTTCAGTCTGATCTACAACCCGTGGCGTGCCGTGGTGCAACTAACCGGGACGCTGCTCATTCTCGCGTGGGTTGATTGGAAGCTGCTGGTGGGATCGCTGCTGCTTATCCCCACGGTCTGGATCAGTCACAAGACGTGGATCGCGCGGATCCGTCCGGTGTATCTCGACATCAGGAAGGGTCGGTCGGCGATCGACGCGCACGCGACGGAGGCGTTCGGCGGGATACGCATCGTGCGGGGCTTTGCGAGGCAGCACGGAGAGGCGGCGCGCTTTGCGCGCGGCAACCACCTGATGGCGCGCCAGGAGATCCTGGCGTGGTGGTGGTCGCGGGCGGTTGACGTGGCGTGGCAGATCCTGATTCCCGGGGCCTCGGCGGGGCTGCTGATGTACGGGGGCTCGCGGGTCATCGGCCAGACGCTGACGATCGGCGACCTGATGATGTTCTCGACGTATCTGTTGATGCTGCTCTCGCCGCTCGAGGCGATCGTGTCGAGCGCGACGAATGTGCAGAGCCAGCTCGCCGGGCTTGAGCGGACGCTGGATCTGTTCGAGGAGAAGCGCGAGTTCGAGGATGGCGACGCGGCGGGGCTGATCCAGGTGATGCGCGGATCGACGCGGGGCGGGATCACGCTGTGCGATGTCTCGTTCGCGTATCCGGGCCAGAGCCAGCGCGTGATCGATCGGGTTTCGATGGAGATCGCACCGGGCGAGACGCTCGCGCTGGTCGGCGCGAGCGGCTCGGGCAAGACGACGCTGACGAATCTGATCGCGCGATTCTTCGATCCGTCGGAGGGCTCTGTGCTGCTGGACGGCGTGGATCTTCGCGAGATCGATGTCGCGTCGTATCGTCGGCTGCTCGGCATCGTCGAGCAGGAGGTGTTCCTGTTCGACGGCACGATCGCCGAGAACATCGCCTACGCGGAGCGCGGGGCATCGCAGGAGCGGATCGTTCGTGCGGCCCGCATCGCGAACGCGCACGACTTCATCGTCGCGCTGGAGAAGGGATACGAGACGCTGATCGGAGAGCGGGGCGTGCGCCTCTCGGGCGGTCAGAAGCAGCGGATCGCGTTGGCGCGAGCCGTGCTCTCGGACCCGCGGATCCTCATCCTCGACGAGGCGACGAGCAATCTCGATTCGGAATCCGAGCACGCGATCCAGCGGTCGCTCGGCGAGGTGCTGAAGGGACGAACGACGATCGTGATCGCGCATCGACTCTCGACGATCAGAAACGCCACGCGGATCGCCGTGCTGGAGAAGGGAAGAATCGTGGAACTCGGGACGCACGCGACGCTCGCCGATTCCGGGGGGCGGTACGCGGACCTGCTTCGGATGCAGAGTCTTGGTGATGATCGGAGCGGCAGTTCGAGTTCGGTTGTCGATGCGGATGCGTGGGGGCGTACCGATTGA
- a CDS encoding dicarboxylate/amino acid:cation symporter, which yields MEKRRRLALHWKIVIGLVLGVIVGIAIDRLWTGQTWAAIGVNDPSAFMAGRGNENFASGVASEANASAGFVAGAVRFLVNTNTLIGQLFFRSLRFIAVPIVICSLTIGVASLGDLKRLGRIGGKTVGFFVFTTAISIAVGLTIADIASPGERIDPAARAEMTAKYQSNVEASRGRTSEVPSFWQQGLDLVPPNPFQALATAQMLQVIVAAMALGAALTMIPSSKSGPVIAIFDALTDAIVMLVNTIMRLAPIAVFTLVAPAIVIMGLDVLKAVGVYCLVVIVGLATIMLIVYPLVLRFVAGVGFVRFFRALSPAMLTAFSSSSSNATLPVTISCAINRLGVSERIASFACPLGATINMAGTAMYQGVATVFIAQMYGMDLTVGQLAVIVLTATLAGIGTPGIPGAGVVMLVIVLESVGVPPDGIAVILGVDRLLDMCRTVVNVTGDAAAAAVVAKTEGELLSEAEVEKRLAEGRIPD from the coding sequence ATGGAGAAGCGTCGCCGCCTCGCGCTGCACTGGAAGATTGTGATCGGGCTCGTGCTCGGCGTCATCGTCGGCATCGCGATCGACCGGCTCTGGACAGGCCAGACGTGGGCCGCGATCGGCGTCAACGACCCGAGCGCCTTCATGGCCGGCCGCGGGAACGAGAACTTCGCCTCAGGAGTCGCATCCGAAGCCAACGCGTCAGCAGGGTTCGTCGCCGGCGCGGTCCGCTTTCTCGTCAACACCAACACGCTCATAGGCCAGCTCTTCTTCCGATCCCTCCGCTTCATCGCCGTCCCCATCGTCATCTGCTCGCTCACGATCGGCGTCGCGAGTCTCGGCGACCTCAAGCGGCTCGGTCGGATCGGAGGCAAGACCGTCGGCTTCTTCGTCTTCACAACCGCGATCTCGATCGCCGTCGGACTCACCATCGCGGACATCGCATCCCCCGGCGAACGCATCGATCCCGCCGCCCGCGCCGAGATGACCGCCAAGTACCAGTCCAACGTCGAGGCAAGCCGCGGGCGCACCAGCGAGGTCCCCAGCTTCTGGCAGCAGGGCCTCGACCTCGTCCCACCGAACCCGTTCCAGGCACTCGCCACGGCCCAGATGCTCCAGGTCATCGTCGCCGCCATGGCCCTCGGTGCGGCTCTCACCATGATCCCCTCCTCCAAGTCCGGGCCCGTCATCGCGATCTTCGACGCCCTGACCGACGCGATCGTCATGCTCGTCAACACGATCATGCGCCTGGCACCCATCGCGGTCTTCACGCTCGTCGCGCCGGCGATCGTCATCATGGGGCTCGACGTCCTGAAGGCCGTCGGCGTCTACTGCCTCGTCGTCATCGTCGGCCTCGCGACCATCATGCTCATCGTCTACCCGCTCGTGCTGCGCTTCGTCGCCGGCGTTGGCTTCGTCAGGTTCTTCCGCGCGCTCTCCCCCGCCATGCTCACCGCCTTCAGCTCCTCCTCCTCCAACGCAACGCTTCCCGTCACCATCTCCTGCGCCATCAATCGGCTGGGCGTCTCGGAGCGCATCGCCTCCTTCGCCTGCCCCCTCGGCGCAACCATCAACATGGCCGGCACCGCCATGTACCAGGGTGTCGCCACGGTCTTCATCGCCCAGATGTACGGCATGGACCTCACCGTCGGCCAGCTCGCCGTCATCGTCCTCACCGCAACCCTCGCCGGCATCGGCACACCCGGCATCCCCGGCGCGGGCGTCGTCATGCTTGTCATCGTCCTCGAGTCCGTCGGCGTCCCCCCGGACGGCATCGCCGTCATCCTCGGCGTCGATCGGCTCCTCGACATGTGCCGCACCGTCGTCAACGTCACCGGCGACGCCGCCGCCGCCGCCGTCGTCGCCAAGACCGAGGGCGAACTCCTCAGCGAGGCCGAAGTCGAGAAACGCCTCGCCGAGGGGCGGATCCCCGACTGA
- the ruvX gene encoding Holliday junction resolvase RuvX: MRYLCLDIGEKRTGLAIGDPITGLVTPLDVIEVSTQHEDGQVWLREITRRIHDHIGVRDALVVGLPFNMDGTEGPQAKRVRELATKLGGRSGHPVHFQDERLTSAAADWEMAGSGMTRGEKKQRRDALAAAAILRDFLSTISPASPSPPDESD; encoded by the coding sequence ATGCGATATCTGTGTCTCGACATAGGCGAGAAGCGAACCGGACTGGCGATCGGAGACCCCATCACCGGGCTCGTCACACCGCTCGACGTCATCGAAGTCTCCACCCAGCACGAAGACGGACAGGTCTGGCTGCGAGAGATCACCCGACGAATCCACGACCACATCGGCGTCCGCGACGCCCTTGTCGTAGGGCTCCCCTTCAACATGGACGGCACCGAAGGCCCTCAGGCCAAACGCGTCCGCGAACTCGCCACCAAACTGGGCGGCCGCTCCGGACACCCGGTCCACTTCCAGGACGAACGGCTCACCAGCGCCGCCGCCGACTGGGAGATGGCCGGCTCAGGCATGACCAGAGGCGAGAAGAAGCAGCGTCGCGATGCGCTCGCCGCCGCCGCGATCCTCCGCGACTTTCTCTCCACGATCTCCCCCGCGAGTCCGAGCCCGCCCGACGAGAGCGACTGA
- the murA gene encoding UDP-N-acetylglucosamine 1-carboxyvinyltransferase has translation MDTFLIEGGRRLSGTLRVHGSKNAALPLLTAALLTDEAMTLRDVPDLADIRNMVRLLGELGCERIAGPQPTTLTLKVHDASQSHARYDIVRTMRASISALGPLVAKRGYARVSMPGGCAIGERPVDLHLRGLRALGAEIVLNGGDIVARAPRGRLQGAKLFLGGQFGSTVLGTANVMSAATLAVGTTVIESAACEPEIVDLANLLNSMGARITGAGSPRVTIQGVEALKGADHTVIPDRIEAGTLMCAAAITNGDLVLENCPLDALMAAREVLSAAGVHVTEAGGPSADPMRAVCRVTCERVLRPAEFTTQPHPGFPTDLQAQFMTLLTLADGNSIVTERVFPERFLHVAELSRMGARLLRQGATVVVQGVRQLVGAPVMASDLRASAGLVLAGMAAQGTTIVHRVYHLDRGYERLEERLCGVGAKITRVDDKEIGGPATEA, from the coding sequence ATGGATACCTTCCTGATTGAGGGCGGCAGGCGTCTGAGCGGGACGCTGCGGGTGCATGGGTCGAAGAACGCGGCTCTGCCCTTGTTGACGGCGGCGTTGCTCACCGACGAGGCGATGACGCTCCGAGATGTGCCCGATCTGGCGGACATCCGGAACATGGTGCGTCTTCTGGGGGAGCTGGGGTGCGAGCGGATCGCGGGTCCGCAGCCGACGACACTGACGCTGAAAGTTCACGACGCCAGCCAGAGTCACGCGCGGTACGACATCGTGCGGACGATGCGGGCGAGCATCTCGGCACTCGGTCCGCTGGTTGCCAAGCGCGGGTATGCGAGGGTTTCGATGCCGGGGGGGTGCGCGATCGGTGAGCGCCCGGTGGACCTTCACCTGAGGGGGCTGAGGGCTCTTGGCGCGGAGATCGTGCTGAATGGCGGCGATATCGTGGCGCGGGCGCCGCGCGGGCGGCTCCAGGGCGCGAAGTTGTTTCTCGGCGGGCAGTTCGGCTCGACGGTGCTCGGCACGGCGAACGTCATGAGCGCGGCGACGCTGGCGGTCGGCACCACGGTGATCGAGTCCGCGGCGTGCGAGCCCGAGATCGTGGATCTGGCGAATCTCCTGAACTCGATGGGCGCGAGGATCACGGGTGCGGGGTCGCCGAGGGTGACGATCCAGGGTGTGGAGGCGCTCAAGGGGGCGGACCACACGGTGATTCCGGACAGGATCGAGGCGGGCACGCTGATGTGTGCCGCGGCGATCACGAACGGGGATCTGGTGCTCGAGAACTGTCCGCTGGATGCGTTGATGGCGGCGCGCGAGGTGTTGAGCGCGGCGGGTGTGCATGTGACGGAGGCGGGTGGGCCTTCGGCGGATCCGATGCGTGCGGTGTGCCGCGTGACGTGCGAGCGTGTGCTGCGTCCGGCGGAGTTCACGACGCAGCCGCACCCTGGGTTTCCGACGGATCTTCAGGCCCAGTTCATGACGCTGCTGACGCTTGCGGATGGGAACAGCATCGTGACGGAGCGTGTGTTCCCTGAGCGGTTCCTGCACGTGGCGGAGTTGTCACGGATGGGTGCGCGGCTGCTGCGTCAGGGCGCGACGGTTGTGGTGCAGGGTGTGCGTCAGCTTGTGGGCGCGCCGGTCATGGCGAGTGATCTGCGTGCCTCTGCGGGGCTGGTGCTGGCGGGGATGGCGGCGCAGGGGACGACGATTGTGCATCGCGTCTATCACCTGGACCGAGGGTACGAGCGGCTTGAGGAGCGCTTGTGCGGCGTGGGCGCGAAGATTACGCGGGTGGACGACAAGGAGATCGGCGGCCCCGCGACAGAGGCGTGA
- a CDS encoding fibro-slime domain-containing protein, giving the protein MKAARTARPNFTRTLTIASLAGVALATIASPALANDPYSHLAGSIVLTGTVRDFKERTVSGGHPDFERKPTAGFGHYMRMVGDQLDADGKPVFSSTGYKVSSAFKDSAGRHRISNKDYIASKSGDVNGSLSSTLGGALTDQQNFSQWFRDVEGVNASKPLQITLKRQPNSNVYTFDDKSDATYAGMGGFFPINGELFGNSAGNNKNFHFTFELGTQFVYQQGSGQVFTFTGDDDVWVFIDGKLVIDIGGVHSAISQTIELDRLTWLENGRVYKLNFFFAERHRTQSNFRIDTSIVLRNLEQPTVTALYD; this is encoded by the coding sequence ATGAAAGCCGCACGAACCGCTCGCCCGAACTTCACCAGGACGCTCACCATCGCGTCACTCGCAGGCGTCGCCCTGGCGACCATCGCCTCGCCCGCCCTCGCCAACGACCCCTACTCACACCTCGCCGGCTCGATCGTCCTCACCGGCACGGTCCGAGACTTCAAGGAACGCACTGTCTCCGGTGGCCACCCCGACTTCGAGCGTAAGCCAACCGCCGGCTTCGGCCACTACATGAGAATGGTCGGCGATCAGCTCGACGCCGACGGCAAGCCCGTCTTCAGCTCCACCGGCTACAAGGTCTCCAGCGCGTTCAAGGATTCCGCAGGCCGCCACCGCATCAGCAACAAGGACTACATCGCCTCCAAGTCAGGCGATGTCAACGGATCGCTCTCCAGCACCCTGGGCGGCGCACTGACAGATCAGCAGAACTTCTCCCAGTGGTTCCGCGATGTCGAGGGCGTCAACGCCTCCAAGCCACTCCAGATCACCCTCAAGCGCCAGCCCAACTCCAACGTCTACACCTTCGACGACAAGTCCGATGCCACCTACGCAGGCATGGGCGGATTCTTCCCCATCAACGGCGAACTCTTCGGCAACTCCGCCGGCAACAACAAGAACTTCCACTTCACCTTCGAACTCGGCACCCAGTTCGTCTACCAGCAGGGCTCCGGACAGGTCTTCACCTTCACCGGCGACGACGACGTCTGGGTCTTCATCGACGGCAAGCTCGTCATCGACATCGGCGGCGTCCACTCCGCCATCAGCCAGACCATCGAACTCGACCGCCTCACATGGCTCGAGAACGGACGCGTCTACAAGCTCAACTTCTTCTTCGCCGAACGACACCGCACACAGTCCAACTTCCGCATCGACACCTCCATCGTCCTCAGGAACCTCGAGCAGCCCACCGTGACGGCTCTCTACGACTGA